One segment of Salvelinus alpinus chromosome 1, SLU_Salpinus.1, whole genome shotgun sequence DNA contains the following:
- the LOC139561898 gene encoding mesothelin-like protein gives MKRKLKNLFKECTMSLRSKRSTVNACPDSLGNITQVTISNDAFPFGYDTTTFNHCLSAQVVMDNLATLTEKVDDDDMQNVILEKLHQAYPKGLSDQQVQVLRSVSRVASMEQINKWNITTVDTLAALMDNGNGEWDSDKAKVIVTKFLSAGNLLGASELNSIGGPNLCALDLSVLQGIRNDSLCG, from the exons ATGAAGAGGAAACTGAAGAACCTGTTCAAAGAATGCACCATGTCTTTGAGATCCAAACGAAGCACTG TAAATGCATGTCCAGATTCCCTTGGAAACATTACTCAAGTGACCATAAGCAATGACGCGTTCCCCTTTGGGTATGACACCACCACGTTCAACCACTGTCTGAGCGCTCAAGTAGTAATGGACAATCTGGCCACCCTGACTGAGAAGGTAGATGATGATGACATGCAAAATGTCATTTTGGAGAAGCTACACCAG GCGTACCCCAAAGGTCTCTCAGACCAGCAGGTTCAGGTGCTTCGGTCGGTGTCTCGCGTGGCTTCCATGGAGCAGATTAACAAGTGGAACATCACTACAGTGGACACACTAGCAGCACTGATGGACAATGGCAATGGAGAATGGGACTCCGACAAA GCCAAAGTTATTGTCACCAAGTTCTTAAGTGCTGGCAATTTGCTTGGTGCCTCTGAACTGAATTCAATTGGAGGGCCTAACCTGTGCGCACTGGACCTCAGTGTGTTGCAAGGCATCAGAAATGACAGTCTCTG TGGTTGA
- the LOC139578121 gene encoding stannin-like has protein sequence MYITDHSPTTGVVTIVVILIAVAALGVLICGCWCYLLLQRIGQSEDEESIVGEGETKEPFLMVQYSTRGPHVEHKTKLAHNGTENHT, from the coding sequence ATGTACATCACAGACCACAGCCCAACTACTGGGGTGGTGACAATCGTAGTGATCCTCATTGCTGTTGCTGCCCTCGGTGTTCTCATCTGCGGATGTTGGTGCTACCTTCTCCTGCAGCGGATTGGCCAGTCTGAAGATGAGGAGAGTATTGTAGGAGAGGGCGAGACCAAGGAGCCCTTCCTGATGGTACAGTACTCCACCAGGGGCCCTCACGTCGAGCACAAAACCAAGCTCGCCCACAACGGCACTGAGAATCACACTTAA